In the Gorilla gorilla gorilla isolate KB3781 chromosome 1, NHGRI_mGorGor1-v2.1_pri, whole genome shotgun sequence genome, ataattcagcaatcccactctgTACACTTTCCTGAGGTAaagaattatataaataatataatgacAACGTAAGAACAACATTGTTAGTCATCTGTGGTGTCCATTTGAGCAGTTTTGCCCATTTATTTAATTACAGCAATTTCTGAAACCAAGTTTTACCTACCTCTAACAACCCCCTCTTACAAGTGATATTTCTGCACCACTTGGAATTTACTTCCAAATTCAGATCTCTGTACACAAACTCAGACAAACTCCTTTCATGCACTGCAGGAATAATTTTCAGTGAGAAGCAAAAGTGTTCAGTCGATGTGTCATGTAAAGCAAGTACCTGTCAGTTCTCTCGAAGATGCGATAGGCATGGGAACACCTGGCTTCCATTCATTGTCGGTAATACCATCAGGCAAGGTCAGGGCTGTGCCAAGGGGAAGCAAATTAACAGCTTCACGATACAGCTCGAGATTCAGCTTCTTGCATATTAATTAGAACAAATGTatttctttcctaatttctcaCGTTCCAGAAATACTAGAcacataaattattttgttaatgaAAATGATAGTGATCTGATGCTCATAGATTTACAGAAGTTACCTTTGTAGCATGATATACATCTGGCAAACTAAAGGTTAGTGACAAGTTTATAACCATTTTGCTGGTTTTCCCAGTTTCAGAAGAAACATGCTGAGGGGGTTAAGCTTTCCTACATCTCCATTATCACACGCGACTGTTATGATACTTAGTGTAAACATGGTAGACCATTGTCTGGAATAGACTAAATCCTAAAGAAACTAAATCTGGAACTACTTTTATTTACATACTATGAAATAGATGAACCTATTCTTTGAATTTTGAAATGGATTCATTTTCGGTTTAGGTGGTTCCAATGGCCAATGCTAAAACTATTGGTGTTTACACTACAAAGTTCACTTCAGCCTTTGGAGAAAATGCGTTTCTTTGTACTTACTGAGATACAATAGCAGAAACACTGACCCCAGTGGCTGCCAACGTGAACCGAGGTTTACAATGTATTGCAAAGGGAGGGAGCAGCCAATACTCCCCTCTAGGGCTCTGCTAGGATTCTAAGTCTTTACAGTGAGTCTCTTCGAGGGGTAAAGTGTTTAAGACCAAGTCTCATACTAAAATGCTCAATGAACCTGGGATGGGAGATAAGATAAAAGGCACTCTATAAGGTCTTTCATAGGTCAGCTACTGCAGTGCAGTTAAAAACACTCTAAAGATATTAAATCTAATGAGATAAATGGGAGCAATAAGCAGTATGGAGGGAAAATGCCATGTAtaagaaagagggaaaatatGAGTGGGCTTTGTGCTGGGGACCCGGGGACCTGAGggcaagagagaggagagacagggagTAACGGAATTCTAGAAAGAGGAGGGGACAATGCTTGCCCTTTACTACTTTTCTTGGTTCATTCTTGACTGCATCATGCTCCTCAGAGGCCTGGTGACATCTTTGTTGCGGAGACTGTAAATGAGGGGGTTCGGCACAGGAGTGAAGATGGTGTAAAAGGCAGACACCATCATGTCCTGCTCAGCTGTGTGGTGGGAACTCGGGAGCATGTAGGTGTAGAAGGAAGCACCGAAGAAGAGCAGCACTATGATCACGTGGGAGGAGCAGGTGGCCAAGGCCTTCCTGCGGCCGGCGGCGGAATTCATCCTGTGGATGAGGTGCAGGATGAGGGTGTATGAGCTGGAGATGACCATGATGGGGGCGAGAAGCATGAGGATGCAGCACAGGTACATGAGCGTCTTACAGAGGGAGACGTCAGAGCAGGAGAGCTTCAGCAGGGCAGGAGTCTCACAGAAGCAGCTCAGGATTTTCCTAGACTGGCAAAAGGGGAAGCTCATGGTAACGGGGGTGAGCAACAAACCATCAACCATTCCCAAAACCCAGCAGGCTGACACCAGGAGCTGGCACACCCTCTGGTTCATCAGCAGTGGGTATTGGAGAGGTGTGCAAACAGCAGCATATCGGTCATAGGCCATGGCAGCCAGGAGGAAAACCTCAGCTCCAGCCAGGGTCAGGTAGAACAACATCTGGGTCCCACAGCCTGACGGGGAAATGGTATAATCTCCAGTGACCTGGCCCACAAGCATCTTGGGCACAGTCACGCATATGTACATGAGATCCATGAGCGCGAGCTGGCTGATGAAGAAGTACGTGGGGGTGTGGAGGCGGGGCTCTGAGTGgatgaggaggatgaggagggcatTCCCAGT is a window encoding:
- the LOC101140082 gene encoding olfactory receptor 2T3 yields the protein MCSRNQTSQNQTASTDFTLTGLFAESKHAALLYTVTFLLFLMALTGNALLILLIHSEPRLHTPTYFFISQLALMDLMYICVTVPKMLVGQVTGDYTISPSGCGTQMLFYLTLAGAEVFLLAAMAYDRYAAVCTPLQYPLLMNQRVCQLLVSACWVLGMVDGLLLTPVTMSFPFCQSRKILSCFCETPALLKLSCSDVSLCKTLMYLCCILMLLAPIMVISSSYTLILHLIHRMNSAAGRRKALATCSSHVIIVLLFFGASFYTYMLPSSHHTAEQDMMVSAFYTIFTPVPNPLIYSLRNKDVTRPLRSMMQSRMNQEK